A region of Arabidopsis thaliana chromosome 5, partial sequence DNA encodes the following proteins:
- the COL1 gene encoding CONSTANS-like 1 (CONSTANS-like 1 (COL1); FUNCTIONS IN: sequence-specific DNA binding transcription factor activity, zinc ion binding; INVOLVED IN: circadian rhythm, regulation of flower development; LOCATED IN: intracellular; EXPRESSED IN: 21 plant structures; EXPRESSED DURING: 13 growth stages; CONTAINS InterPro DOMAIN/s: CCT domain (InterPro:IPR010402), Zinc finger, B-box (InterPro:IPR000315); BEST Arabidopsis thaliana protein match is: B-box type zinc finger protein with CCT domain (TAIR:AT5G15840.1); Has 3200 Blast hits to 2506 proteins in 141 species: Archae - 0; Bacteria - 0; Metazoa - 1; Fungi - 0; Plants - 3006; Viruses - 0; Other Eukaryotes - 193 (source: NCBI BLink).) — MLKVESNWAQACDTCRSAACTVYCRADSAYLCSSCDAQVHAANRLASRHERVRVCQSCERAPAAFFCKADAASLCTTCDSEIHSANPLARRHQRVPILPISEYSYSSTATNHSCETTVTDPENRLVLGQEEEDEDEAEAASWLLPNSGKNSGNNNGFSIGDEFLNLVDYSSSDKQFTDQSNQYQLDCNVPQRSYGEDGVVPLQIEVSKGMYQEQQNFQLSINCGSWGALRSSNGSLSHMVNVSSMDLGVVPESTTSDATVSNPRSPKAVTDQPPYPPAQMLSPRDREARVLRYREKKKMRKFEKTIRYASRKAYAEKRPRIKGRFAKKKDVDEEANQAFSTMITFDTGYGIVPSF, encoded by the exons ATGTTGAAAGTAGAGAGTAACTGGGCACAAGCCTGTGATACATGCCGATCAGCCGCCTGCACCGTGTACTGCCGGGCTGATTCTGCCTACTTGTGCTCCAGTTGTGATGCTCAAGTTCATGCTGCCAATCGTCTTGCTTCCCGCCATGAACGTGTTCGAGTCTGTCAATCATGTGAGCGAGCCCCGGCTGCCTTTTTCTGCAAGGCAGATGCTGCATCTCTATGCACAACCTGTGATTCAGAGATTCATTCCGCAAACCCACTTGCTAGACGCCATCAACGAGTTCCAATTCTGCCCATTTCTGAGTACTCTTACAGTTCCACGGCCACTAACCATTCATGTGAGACAACAGTGACAGATCCAGAGAACAGACTTGTGCTTggtcaagaagaagaggatgaagatgaagcagaGGCGGCTTCATGGTTGTTGCCTAATTCAGGGAAAAACAGTGGTAACAACAATGGCTTCTCGATTGGGGATGAGTTTCTGAACCTTGTTGATTATAGTTCGAGTGATAAGCAATTCACAGATCAATCCAATCAGTATCAACTAGACTGCAACGTACCTCAGAGGAGCTATGGGGAAGATGGAGTTGTTCCACTTCAAATTGAAGTATCAAAGGGCATGTACCAAGAGCAACAGAACTTTCAGCTGAGTATCAACTGTGGCTCCTGGGGAGCTCTTCGAAGCTCCAATGGTTCCCTCAGTCATATG GTGAATGTTTCATCTATGGACCTGGGAGTTGTGCCGGAGTCAACAACGAGTGACGCAACAGTATCAAACCCAAGATCGCCCAAAGCGGTAACAGACCAACCACCTTACCCTCCAGCTCAGATGCTCAGTCCAAGGGACAGAGAAGCTAGAGTCCTGAGatacagagagaagaagaagatgaggaaatTTGAGAAGACGATAAGATATGCTTCAAGGAAAGCGTATGCAGAGAAAAGACCACGGATCAAGGGCCGgtttgcaaagaagaaagatgtcGATGAAGAGGCAAACCAAGCTTTCTCCACAATGATAACATTTGACACCGGATATGGAATTGTTCCATCATTCTGA
- a CDS encoding uncharacterized protein (unknown protein; LOCATED IN: endomembrane system; Has 30201 Blast hits to 17322 proteins in 780 species: Archae - 12; Bacteria - 1396; Metazoa - 17338; Fungi - 3422; Plants - 5037; Viruses - 0; Other Eukaryotes - 2996 (source: NCBI BLink).), producing MMLGVFFGDMLEIIDMACPNFVSFHIKSVKLIWPTVEIQGANWNLPSRYESLEIRSHKLKQMVGPN from the coding sequence ATGATGCTAGGTGTCTTTTTTGGTGATATGTTGGAGATAATAGATATGGCATGTCCTAACTTTGTTTCCTTCCACATCAAGTCGGTCAAGCTGATTTGGCCAACGGTGGAGATCCAAGGAGCCAATTGGAATCTGCCAAGTCGCTACGAGTCTCTAGAGATTAGGAGCCACAAGTTGAAGCAAATGGTGGGTCCAAATTAA
- the PCME gene encoding prenylcysteine methylesterase (prenylcysteine methylesterase (PCME); FUNCTIONS IN: prenylcysteine methylesterase activity; INVOLVED IN: metabolic process; LOCATED IN: membrane; EXPRESSED IN: 21 plant structures; EXPRESSED DURING: 11 growth stages; CONTAINS InterPro DOMAIN/s: Carboxylesterase type B, active site (InterPro:IPR019826), Carboxylesterase, type B (InterPro:IPR002018), Alpha/beta hydrolase fold-3 (InterPro:IPR013094); BEST Arabidopsis thaliana protein match is: alpha/beta-Hydrolases superfamily protein (TAIR:AT3G02410.1); Has 30201 Blast hits to 17322 proteins in 780 species: Archae - 12; Bacteria - 1396; Metazoa - 17338; Fungi - 3422; Plants - 5037; Viruses - 0; Other Eukaryotes - 2996 (source: NCBI BLink).), protein MHSPLQTQQPEQRCWPMTSTVSEIEEVLPDEDSDRTTLLNGEPLRRRVSGKSPVDEGPRRIFRQQSFGRDIGHAAAETYLITGLSFKLLRYLGVGYRWMTKLLALTCYAMLLMPGFLQVAYSYFFSKQVRRSIVYGDQPRNRLDLYLPSNNDGLKPVVVFVTGGAWIIGYKAWGSLLGMQLAERDIIVACLDYRNFPQGTISDMVTDASQGISFVCNNISAFGGDPNRIYLMGQSAGAHIAACALLEQATKELKGESISWTVSQIKAYFGLSGGYNLYKLVDHFHNRGLYRSIFLSIMEGEESFEKFSPEVRLKDPVVGKAASLLPPIILFHGSSDYSIPCDESKTFTDALQAVGAKAELVLYSGKTHTDLFLQDPLRGGKDELFDDIVSVIHAEDNDGLTKDSLAPPRKRLVPELLLKLAREISPF, encoded by the exons ATGCATTCGCCTCTTCAGACTCAGCAGCCGGAGCAGCGATGCTGGCCGATGACCTCGACGGTATCGGAGATCGAGGAAGTTCTACCCGATGAGGACTCCGATAGAACGACTCTTCTTAACGGTGAACCGTTACGTCGTCGAGTTTCCGGGAAGTCGCCGGTTGACGAAGGACCTCGTCGGATTTTCCGGCAGCAATCGTTCGGTCGCGATATCGGCCACGCGGCAGCTGAAACGTATCTAATTACTGGACTTAGCTTCAAGCTTCTTCGATACCTCGG GGTAGGCTATCGATGGATGACAAAATTACTTGCCCTTACATGTTATGCTATGCTTCTTATGCCTGGCTTTCTtcaag TTGCatatagttattttttctcaaagcAAGTCCGGAGGAGTATAGTGTATGGAGATCAACCAAGGAACAG GCTGGATCTGTACTTGCCAAGCAACAACGATGGCTTGAAGCCGGTTGTGGTTTTTGTGACGGGTGGAGCTTGGATTATTGG GTACAAAGCTTGGGGCTCGCTCTTGGGAATGCAGCTAGCAGAAAGAGATATCATTGTAGCATGCCTTGACTACAG GAACTTTCCTCAGGGAACAATTAGTGATATGGTGACTGATGCTTCTCAAGGAATCTCATTTGTCTGCAATAACATCTCTGCATTTGGAGGTGACCCCAACAG GATCTACCTGATGGGGCAATCAGCTGGTGCCCATATAGCCGCTTGTGCTCTATTGGAACAAGCTACTAAAGAATTAAAAGGAGAGAGCATCTCCTGGACAGTGTCCCAGATAAAAGCTTATTTTGGATTATCTGGAGG GTACAATCTATACAAGTTGGTTGATCACTTCCATAATCGGGGTCTGTATCGCTCGATTTTCCTAAG CATAATGGAAGGAGAAGAGTCCTTTGAGAAATTCTCTCCGGAAGTAAGACTGAAAGACCCAGTTGTTGGAAAAGCTGCTTCTCTTTTACCTCCTATTATACTTTTCCACGGATCCTCAGATTATTCCATACCATGCGATGAAAG CAAAACTTTTACAGACGCTCTGCAAGCTGTTGGAGCAAAAGCCGAGCTTGTTTTATACAGCGGAAAGACACATACTGACTTATTTCTTCAG GATCCCTTACGAGGAGGTAAAGACGAACTCTTTGATGACATAGTCTCTGTGATACATGCGGAGGACAATGATGGGCTGACCAAAGACTCGTTGGCTCCTCCCAGAAAGCGTCTTGTACCAGAGTTGTTACTGAAACTGGCTCGTGAGATTAGCCCTTTCTGA
- the PCME gene encoding prenylcysteine methylesterase (prenylcysteine methylesterase (PCME); CONTAINS InterPro DOMAIN/s: Carboxylesterase type B, active site (InterPro:IPR019826), Carboxylesterase, type B (InterPro:IPR002018); BEST Arabidopsis thaliana protein match is: alpha/beta-Hydrolases superfamily protein (TAIR:AT3G02410.1); Has 35333 Blast hits to 34131 proteins in 2444 species: Archae - 798; Bacteria - 22429; Metazoa - 974; Fungi - 991; Plants - 531; Viruses - 0; Other Eukaryotes - 9610 (source: NCBI BLink).), with translation MHSPLQTQQPEQRCWPMTSTVSEIEEVLPDEDSDRTTLLNGEPLRRRVSGKSPVDEGPRRIFRQQSFGRDIGHAAAETYLITGLSFKLLRYLGVGYRWMTKLLALTCYAMLLMPGFLQVAYSYFFSKQVRRSIVYGDQPRNRLDLYLPSNNDGLKPVVVFVTGGAWIIGYKAWGSLLGMQLAERDIIVACLDYRNFPQGTISDMVTDASQGISFVCNNISAFGGDPNRIYLMGQSAGAHIAACALLEQATKELKGESISWTVSQIKAYFGLSGGYLLSFWIPVGFYVLFGLQQLICLSF, from the exons ATGCATTCGCCTCTTCAGACTCAGCAGCCGGAGCAGCGATGCTGGCCGATGACCTCGACGGTATCGGAGATCGAGGAAGTTCTACCCGATGAGGACTCCGATAGAACGACTCTTCTTAACGGTGAACCGTTACGTCGTCGAGTTTCCGGGAAGTCGCCGGTTGACGAAGGACCTCGTCGGATTTTCCGGCAGCAATCGTTCGGTCGCGATATCGGCCACGCGGCAGCTGAAACGTATCTAATTACTGGACTTAGCTTCAAGCTTCTTCGATACCTCGG GGTAGGCTATCGATGGATGACAAAATTACTTGCCCTTACATGTTATGCTATGCTTCTTATGCCTGGCTTTCTtcaag TTGCatatagttattttttctcaaagcAAGTCCGGAGGAGTATAGTGTATGGAGATCAACCAAGGAACAG GCTGGATCTGTACTTGCCAAGCAACAACGATGGCTTGAAGCCGGTTGTGGTTTTTGTGACGGGTGGAGCTTGGATTATTGG GTACAAAGCTTGGGGCTCGCTCTTGGGAATGCAGCTAGCAGAAAGAGATATCATTGTAGCATGCCTTGACTACAG GAACTTTCCTCAGGGAACAATTAGTGATATGGTGACTGATGCTTCTCAAGGAATCTCATTTGTCTGCAATAACATCTCTGCATTTGGAGGTGACCCCAACAG GATCTACCTGATGGGGCAATCAGCTGGTGCCCATATAGCCGCTTGTGCTCTATTGGAACAAGCTACTAAAGAATTAAAAGGAGAGAGCATCTCCTGGACAGTGTCCCAGATAAAAGCTTATTTTGGATTATCTGGAGGGTATCTTCTAAGCTTTTGGATTCCCGTTGGCTTCTATGTGCTTTTTGGTCTACAGCAATTGATCTGCTTATCATTTTGA
- a CDS encoding glycosyl hydrolase family 81 protein (glycosyl hydrolase family 81 protein; FUNCTIONS IN: hydrolase activity, acting on glycosyl bonds, endo-1,3(4)-beta-glucanase activity; INVOLVED IN: response to cyclopentenone; EXPRESSED IN: 23 plant structures; EXPRESSED DURING: 13 growth stages; CONTAINS InterPro DOMAIN/s: Glycoside hydrolase, family 81 (InterPro:IPR005200); BEST Arabidopsis thaliana protein match is: glycosyl hydrolase family 81 protein (TAIR:AT1G18310.1); Has 1807 Blast hits to 1807 proteins in 277 species: Archae - 0; Bacteria - 0; Metazoa - 736; Fungi - 347; Plants - 385; Viruses - 0; Other Eukaryotes - 339 (source: NCBI BLink).), which yields MLKKVRRKVKVLITKPFKKPKNRPPSPPPPLPLPPSPSPPPSQQMSSSRQKNTPFLFPRSDSSVLPDPSRFFSHDLLSSPLPTNSFFQNFTLNNGDQAEYFHPYIIKPSTSSLSISYPSLSHNSAFIYEAFNADITITGSDGPDPHSRKSHLISSFSDLGVTLDFPSSNLRFFLVRGSPFITFSVNSSITISTIHAVLSLSGNTSSTKYTVKLNNNQTWLIYASSPINLTKDGVSSINCGDGFSGIIRIVVLPNPNPYFETILDGFSCSYPVSGDADFTKPFALEYKWEKRGYGDLLMLAHPLHLKLLSTNDCSITVLDNFKYNSIDGDLVGVIGDSWVLKPDPVSVTWHSIKGVQEDSHQEIISALIKDVNALDSSAEVTNSSYFYAKLIARAARLALIAEEVCYLDVIPKIRTYLKNMIEPWLNGSFGPNGFLYDPKWGGVITKLGSRDSGADFGFGIYNDHHYHLGYFVYAIAVLAKIDPLWGKRYRPQAYTLMADYLTLGKKGAKSNSNYPRLRCFDLFKLHSWAGGLTEFADGRNQESTSEAVNAYYSAALLGLAYGDTHLVAAASMVLTLEIHAAKMWWQVKEDDAIYPQDFTSENRVVGVLWSTKRDSGLWFAPKEWKECRLGIQLLPLLPVSEVLFSDVTFVKQLVNWTMPALARDSVGEGWKGFVYALESMYDKDGAMEKIKGLNGFDDGNSLSNLLWWVHSRNNDDDDDYEEDDEGGYGGHGGGGKYCSFGHYCH from the coding sequence ATGTTGAAAAAAGTGAGGCGAAAAGTCAAAGTCTTAATCACCAAACCCTTTAAAAAGCCCAAGAACAGACctccatcaccaccaccacctcttcctcttcctccttcaCCATCTCCACCACCGTCTCAACAAATGTCTTCctcaagacaaaaaaacactCCGTTTCTCTTCCCAAGATCCGATTCCTCTGTTCTACCCGACCCGTCTCGTTTCTTCAGCCACGATCTCCTCTCATCTCCTCTCCCTACAAACTCTTTCTTCCAAAACTTCACTCTCAACAATGGCGACCAAGCTGAGTACTTTCATCCTTACATCATCAAACCCTCGACTTCatctctctccatctcctACCCATCTCTCTCCCACAACTCTGCTTTCATCTACGAAGCTTTCAACGCCGACATAACCATAACCGGGTCAGATGGACCCGACCCGCATTCTCGTAAATCTCATCTCATCTCTTCCTTCAGCGATCTCGGCGTCACTCTCGATTTCCCCTCCTCTAATCTCAGATTCTTCCTCGTTAGAGGAAGCCCTTTCATCACCTTCTCCGTTAACTCCTCCATCACAATCTCAACGATCCACGCTGTTTTATCACTTTCCGGTAACACCTCTTCAACAAAGTACACCGTCAAactcaacaacaaccaaacatGGCTAATCTACGCCTCTTCTCCGATCAATCTAACCAAAGACGGCGTTTCTTCAATCAATTGCGGTGATGGGTTTTCGGGTATTATCCGGATCGTCGTGTtaccaaatccaaatccgTATTTCGAAACAATCCTCGACGGATTCAGTTGCTCTTACCCAGTTTCCGGTGACGCTGATTTCACAAAGCCGTTTGCTTTAGAGTATAAATGGGAGAAACGAGGCTATGGAGATCTTCTAATGCTAGCTCATCCTCTTCATCTCAAGCTTTTATCAACCAACGATTGTTCTATCACAGTTCTAGACAATTTCAAATACAACAGCATCGACGGTGATTTAGTAGGTGTCATCGGAGATTCATGGGTTTTAAAACCAGACCCTGTTTCTGTTACGTGGCACTCTATCAAAGGAGTTCAAGAAGATTCTCACCAAGAGATCATCTCTGCTCTAATCAAAGACGTTAACGCTTTAGATTCATCAGCTGAGGTCACCAACTCTTCGTATTTCTACGCGAAATTGATCGCGAGGGCGGCGAGGTTAGCTTTAATAGCTGAAGAAGTTTGTTATCTGGATGTTATTCCAAAGATTAGAACTTACTTGAAGAACATGATCGAGCCGTGGCTTAATGGAAGTTTCGGACCAAATGGTTTCTTGTATGATCCAAAATGGGGAGGTGTGATTACTAAGCTAGGATCTAGAGATTCAGGAGCAGATTTTGGGTTTGGGATTTACAatgatcatcattatcatttaGGTTACTTTGTTTATGCGATTGCTGTGCTTGCAAAGATTGATCCTTTATGGGGGAAGAGATACAGACCTCAAGCGTATACTTTAATGGCGGATTACTTGACGTTGGGGAAGAAAGGAGCCAAGTCGAATTCGAATTACCCGCGTTTGAGATGCTTTGATCTTTTCAAGCTTCATTCTTGGGCTGGAGGGTTAACGGAGTTCGCTGACGGGAGGAATCAAGAGAGTACAAGCGAGGCTGTCAATGCGTATTACTCCGCTGCTTTGTTGGGGCTAGCTTATGGGGATACACATTTGGTGGCGGCTGCTTCGATGGTTCTGACGCTGGAGATTCACGCGGCGAAAATGTGGTGGCAGGTGAAAGAAGACGACGCTATTTACCCGCAAGATTTCACATCGGAGAATCGTGTGGTTGGAGTGTTATGGTCAACAAAGAGAGACAGTGGCTTATGGTTCGCGCCTAAAGAGTGGAAAGAATGTCGCCTTGGGATACAGTTATTACCGTTACTTCCGGTATCAGAAGTTCTGTTCTCGGACGTGACATTCGTGAAACAGCTCGTGAATTGGACAATGCCTGCTTTGGCTAGAGACAGCGTCGGAGAAGGGTGGAAAGGATTTGTGTATGCTTTGGAAAGTATGTACGACAAAGATGGAGCAATGGAGAAGATTAAAGGATTAAATGGGTTTGATGATGGGAACTCTTTAAGTAATCTGTTGTGGTGGGTTCATAGTAgaaacaatgatgatgatgatgattatgaagaagacgatgaaggTGGTTATGGTGGTCATGGCGGTGGCGGGAAGTATTGTTCCTTTGGTCATTATTGTCATTAA
- a CDS encoding golgin family A protein (unknown protein; Has 1807 Blast hits to 1807 proteins in 277 species: Archae - 0; Bacteria - 0; Metazoa - 736; Fungi - 347; Plants - 385; Viruses - 0; Other Eukaryotes - 339 (source: NCBI BLink).): MAGLLAWAADVVGKNGKEGDDEKDRIPLVFTEEQQKYVDELGRKATNLSRSIQDLRLRLPPPDISQRLPDLHAHSLASNAALTLQLDSHSATREQAHMREQTLLEENSAYENAISTCETKIEEKRNEADSLLRKLKELEAVEENLKTEQDNAQASLDARQSKSSSETVIQPDGNGKDGADTEAMKSFMLEKLESKKNDMSLMEEKVQDLERSWAVIQERALKQPSPAQREKTLDKQLHSLIEQLAAKQAQAEGIVGEIHLNEMELERLNNLWRRYESFNVEGNAARNRFKRTNSDREFTSDHEVDGHSYLPYSSATRNGTQTRLMYLRSAFVVYILALQVLVFIRISF; encoded by the exons atggCCGGACTTCTAGCTTGGGCTGCCGATGTCGTCggtaaaaatggaaaagaaggaGACGATGAGAAGGATCGGATCCCATTGGTTTTCACGGAGGAGCAGCAGAAATACGTCGATGAGCTTGGCCGAAAAGCGACAAACCTCAGCCGTTCGATCCAAGATCTGCGGCTCAGATTGCCTCCACCGGATATCTCCCAGCGTCTACCTGACCTTCATGCTCACTCCCTTGCGTCCAATGCCGCTCTCACTCTTCAGCTTGATTCGCACTCCGCTACTCGTGAACAG GCACACATGAGAGAGCAGACACTGCTGGAAGAAAATAGTGCATATGAGAATGCAATATCAACCTGTGAGACaaaaatagaagagaagaggaatgAAGCAGATTCTCTTCTTAGAAAGTTGAAG GAGCTAGAAGCTGTAGAGGAAAACTTGAAAACTGAGCAGGATAATGCACAAGCTTCTCTAGATGCAAGGCAGTCCAAAAGCTCTAGTGAAACTGTTATTCAGCCTGATGGGAATGGAAAAGATGGAGCAGATACAGAGGCCATGAAGTCCTTTATGCTAGAGAAGTTGGAGAGCAAAAAGAACGATATg AGTTTAATGGAAGAAAAAGTTCAGGATTTAGAGAGGAGTTGGGCTGTTATACAGGAAAGAGCACTGAAGCAGCCTTCTCCAg CTCAGAGAGAGAAGACACTGGATAAACAACTTCATAGCCTAATCGAGCAATTAGCTGCAAAGCAG GCACAAGCAGAGGGGATTGTTGGTGAGATTCATCTAAATGAGATGGAGTTAGAGAGACTAAACAATTTATGGAGAAGATATGAAAGCTTTAACGTTGAAGGGAACGCTGCGAGGAACAGATTCAAGAGAACAAATTCAGATAGAGAATTTACATCAGACCACGAAGTTGATGGTCATTCCTACCTTCCATATTCATCTGCTACAAGAAATGGGACCCAAACAAGGCTTATGTATCTCAGGTCAGCTTTTGTCGTCTACATTTTGGCTTTGCAAGTCCTGGTTTTCATCAGAATTTCCTTTTGA
- the TBL21 gene encoding TRICHOME BIREFRINGENCE-LIKE 21 (TRICHOME BIREFRINGENCE-LIKE 21 (TBL21); CONTAINS InterPro DOMAIN/s: Protein of unknown function DUF231, plant (InterPro:IPR004253); BEST Arabidopsis thaliana protein match is: TRICHOME BIREFRINGENCE-LIKE 19 (TAIR:AT5G15900.1); Has 1807 Blast hits to 1807 proteins in 277 species: Archae - 0; Bacteria - 0; Metazoa - 736; Fungi - 347; Plants - 385; Viruses - 0; Other Eukaryotes - 339 (source: NCBI BLink).): MELPLFAILQRTPRVAITLAFVLFVLTIVPALYTLLADPILPPSISSFETDHTRLSHLNSSSNQIPSPVNGSIPTPPYHTPSKHRKSSFHRIPKPKKGPISSPTDHIPLRQRSSSFDQIPSPMNSPVPAPPHRNSSADQSPSPVNGPIPAPLNHTSLRHLNSSSDDHSSPVTTSPSRTRIRDDEQMCDLFTGEWVPNEEAPYYTNTTCWAIHEHQNCMKYGRPDTGFMRWRWKPESCDLPIFDPQEFLEMVRGKAMGFVGDSISRNQVQSLLCLLSRVEYPEDISPSPDTDFKVWNYTSYNFTLHVMWSPFLVKATKPDPKSNFFSLYLDEYDTKWTSQLDQLDYLVISSGHWFSRPVIFYENQQISGCQYCALPNTTELPLTYGYRKALRISLKAIIENFKGLAFLRSFSPQHFEGGAWNEGGDCVRTQPYRRNETIPEADLKVHDIQREEFRAAEEDGMKKSGLRLKLMDTTQAMLLRPDGHPGRYGHLQNPNVTLRNDCIHWCLPGPIDTLNDILLQMMKTDN; this comes from the exons ATGGAGCTTCCTTTGTTTGCAATCCTTCAAAGAACACCAAGAGTTGCAATTACATTAGCATTTGTTCTATTTGTCCTCACAATAGTTCCTGCTTTATATACTCTCCTTGCCGATCCAATCTTACCTCCATCAATCTCATCTTTCGAGACTGATCATACACGTCTCAGTCATTTGAATTCTTCATCAAATCAGATTCCTTCACCCGTGAATGGTTCCATTCCCACGCCACCCTACCATACGCCTTCAAAACATCGGAAGTCTTCTTTCCATCGGATTCCTAAACCCAAGAAAGGTCCCATTTCCTCTCCAACCGATCATATACCTTTAAGACAACGGAGTTCTTCATTCGATCAGATTCCTTCACCCATGAATAGTCCCGTTCCCGCTCCACCACATCGGAATTCTTCAGCTGATCAGAGTCCTTCACCTGTGAACGGTCCCATTCCCGCTCCACTCAATCACACGTCCTTAAGACATCTGAATTCTTCATCTGATGATCATTCATCCCCAGTCACCACATCACCATCAAGGACGCGGATCAGAGATGATGAGCAAATGTGTGACCTTTTTACCGGGGAGTGGGTACCAAACGAAGAAGCTCCATACTACACCAACACGACATGCTGGGCAATACATGAGCACCAGAACTGCATGAAATATGGGAGACCTGATACCGGATTCATGAGATGGAGGTGGAAGCCGGAGAGTTGCGACCTTCCCATCTTTGATCCTCAAGAGTTCTTGGAAATGGTTAGAGGGAAAGCCATGGGGTTTGTTGGTGACTCCATTAGCAGAAACCAAGTCCAATCTCTCTTGTGCCTTCTCTCTAGG GTGGAATACCCTGAAGACATTTCTCCTTCACCAGATACGGATTTCAAAGTATGGAACTACACATCCTATAACTTCACTCTTCATGTCATGTGGTCACCATTTCTAGTGAAGGCTACTAAACCTGATCCGAAGTCCAACTTCTTCAGCCTATACCTCGACGAATATGACACGAAGTGGACGAGTCAGCTCGACCAACTCGACTACCTGGTTATATCATCCGGCCACTGGTTTTCCCGGCCGGTTATTTTCTATGAAAACCAACAAATCTCTGGGTGCCAATACTGTGCGTTACCAAACACGACTGAATTGCCTTTGACCTATGGATACAGGAAGGCTTTAAGAATATCTCTAAAAGCTATAATCGAGAATTTCAAGGGTCTGGCATTTTTAAGGAGTTTTTCTCCTCAACATTTCGAAGGTGGGGCTTGGAACGAAGGAGGGGACTGTGTACGGACACAACCTTACAGAAGAAACGAGACTATACCCGAGGCAGATCTCAAGGTTCACGACATTCAAAGGGAGGAATTTAGAGCTGCAGAAGAAGATGGGATGAAGAAGAGTGGTTTGAGACTGAAGTTAATGGACACGACACAGGCAATGCTATTGCGACCAGATGGGCATCCTGGGAGATATGGACATCTACAGAATCCAAATGTGACTTTAAGAAATGACTGTATTCATTGGTGCCTGCCTGGACCTATCGATACTCTGAATGATATATTGCTACAAATGATGAAGACAGATAACTAG